The Vicia villosa cultivar HV-30 ecotype Madison, WI linkage group LG1, Vvil1.0, whole genome shotgun sequence genome includes a region encoding these proteins:
- the LOC131646052 gene encoding uncharacterized protein LOC131646052 yields the protein MAGRMLKWSLELSKFDIEYESKKALKAQALADFIAEMTSIANSPAPAENKWTIYVDGASSSSGSGAGIILENDEGLIIEVSFVLSFTMSNNQAEYEAFLAGLRLAEDVGAREVKIYTDSQLVASQISGDYQAKNGVLVEYLTLIKDKMKIFAKAEVEYIPREHNSRADVLSKLGNTRKKGGNKSVIQEILSRPSIDKNVQPLPVLAIGDDHCWMTPVYNFLTKDELSTDAKEASAIKRRAFSYTIVENKLYRRGFSIPLLKCVDASQALEILQELHEGISGQHLGGRSLARKALRAGYYWPTMQQDAKEHVQKCDKCQRHADMHSAPPNELKSLSSPWPFSTWGMDLLGPFPVGR from the exons atggctgGGAGAATGCTAAagtggtccctcgagctatccAAATTCGACATAGAATACGAAAGCAAGAAGGCACTGAAAGCTCAGGCACTGGCAGATTTCATAGCCGAGATGACCTCAATCGCTAACTCCCCGGCCCCCGCtgagaataagtggaccatctacgtagatggcgcctcaagcagctCGGGAAGCGGGGCCGGCATTATCCTAGAAAACGACGAAGGGCTTATCATCGAGGTATCCTTTGTTTTGTCTTTCACCatgtcgaacaaccaggccgaatacgaaGCCTTCCTAGCGGGCCTACGACTCGCCGAGGATGTGGGTGCTCGGGAGGTTAAGATCTACACCGACTCCCAACTCGTCGCGTCCCAAatcagcggcgattaccaagccaaaaacggCGTGCTCGTCGAGTACCTCACGCTCatcaaagataagatgaaaatattCGCAAAGGCAGAAGTCGAGTATATCCCCCGAGAGCACAACTCACGAGCCGACGTCTTATCCAAACTCGGGAACACGAGAAAGAAAGGCGGAAACAAGTCGGTGATCCAGGAAATCCTATCAAGGCCGAGCATAGACAAGAACGTACAACCCCTACCAGTGCTCGCCATAGGCGACGAccactgctggatgaccccggtatacAACTTCCTCACGAAAGACGAACTTTCGACCGACGCCAAAGAAGCTTCAGCGATCAAAAGACGAGCCTTCTCGTACACTATCGTCGAGAACAAATTATACCGGCGAGGTTTCTCCATTCCTCTCCTCAAATGTGTCGACGCCTCGCAAGCACTCGAGATACTACAAGAGCTTCACGAGGGGATCAGCGGCCAACACCTCGGAGGCCGATCATTGGCGAGAAAGGCTCTCAGGGCAGGGTAttactggccgaccatgcagcaagacgcCAAGGAGCACGTCCAGAAATGCGATAAATGtcagcgtcacgccgacatgcactcGGCTCCCCCAAACGAGCTTAAGTCTCTATCATCACCCTGGcccttctccacctggggaatggacctcctcggaccatttCCAGTCGG GCGATAA